In Nitrospirota bacterium, the following proteins share a genomic window:
- a CDS encoding DUF3553 domain-containing protein, with protein sequence MRQRLYLRVGDRVEHIRHSVWGVGEVVEEKHSLLSGGFCLVRVLFEDGNERSFINDLDSEGCCYYAGIRILY encoded by the coding sequence ATGAGGCAGAGGCTTTATCTGAGAGTAGGGGACAGGGTGGAACATATCAGGCACTCTGTATGGGGTGTTGGAGAGGTTGTGGAGGAGAAGCATTCGCTTCTTTCAGGGGGGTTCTGCCTTGTCAGGGTCCTCTTTGAGGATGGCAATGAGAGGTCGTTTATCAATGACCTCGACAGCGAAGGCTGCTGTTATTATGCAGGCATAAGGATTCTCTATTAA
- the miaA gene encoding tRNA (adenosine(37)-N6)-dimethylallyltransferase MiaA, whose translation MKSVIIILGPTCVGKTGLSILLAKALDTEIISADSMQIYRHMDIGTAKPSATELKEVKHHLIDIMDPTESFSAGLFRDMAVRIINNLHERGKIPIVVGGTGLYIRTLTRGLFEGPSADWALREKLIEEEKIHGTGHLYERLRKIDPAAADKINPADTRRIIRALEVSLKGKKAISELQRSFTAAEPYEFIKIGLYRERKELYRMIEQRVDEMMEKGLVDEVRQVIELIGKDSRLPSMQALGYKEMSLYLSATGGSAEGGKGNISSVTSRNDLQDAIKIFKKRTKLFAKRQFTWFKKEPDIFWVGITGLTESEEILSRVINNIAIFKEIFYLKNKKICDLLSQKGESP comes from the coding sequence ATGAAGTCAGTTATTATAATCCTCGGCCCAACCTGTGTTGGTAAAACAGGCCTCTCCATCCTCCTCGCAAAGGCCCTTGACACAGAAATAATCAGTGCAGACTCCATGCAGATTTACCGACACATGGACATAGGGACTGCCAAACCATCTGCTACAGAGCTTAAAGAAGTAAAGCATCATCTGATTGATATTATGGATCCAACCGAATCTTTCAGCGCAGGTCTTTTCAGAGACATGGCTGTAAGGATTATTAATAACCTGCATGAGCGTGGCAAGATTCCAATAGTTGTCGGAGGAACAGGGCTGTATATAAGGACTTTAACAAGGGGACTCTTTGAAGGCCCATCAGCAGATTGGGCATTAAGGGAAAAACTTATAGAAGAAGAAAAAATCCATGGTACAGGCCATCTTTACGAACGCCTGAGAAAAATTGATCCTGCAGCCGCAGATAAGATTAATCCAGCAGACACAAGGAGGATAATCAGGGCCCTTGAGGTCTCACTTAAAGGTAAAAAGGCGATCTCAGAGCTTCAGCGCTCATTCACCGCTGCAGAGCCTTATGAATTCATAAAGATAGGACTCTACAGAGAAAGAAAAGAGCTTTACAGGATGATTGAGCAAAGGGTTGATGAGATGATGGAGAAAGGGCTGGTTGATGAGGTTAGGCAAGTCATAGAATTAATAGGGAAGGATTCCAGACTTCCTTCAATGCAGGCCCTCGGCTATAAAGAAATGTCTTTATACCTTTCCGCCACAGGCGGATCCGCCGAAGGCGGAAAAGGCAATATCAGCTCAGTTACGAGTCGCAACGACCTTCAGGATGCCATAAAAATTTTTAAAAAGCGCACCAAACTATTCGCAAAACGGCAATTCACATGGTTTAAAAAAGAGCCTGATATTTTCTGGGTAGGCATAACAGGGCTCACAGAGTCGGAAGAAATCCTTTCAAGGGTTATAAATAATATTGCAATCTTTAAGGAAATCTTTTATCTTAAAAATAAAAAAATCTGCGATTTGCTGAGTCAGAAAGGAGAAAGCCCATGA
- the mutL gene encoding DNA mismatch repair endonuclease MutL, which yields MSEISILPEFLINKIAAGEVIERPASVVRELIDNSIDASAKKISVEILHGGKQLIRVIDDGEGMDRKNASLCFERHATSKIKSEDDLFNIFTLGFRGEALPAIASVSKVTLITSQPDSPNGTKIEIRIGYERLITDAPVWRGTCVEVRDIFYNTPARRKFLKSVSTELSHIIDVVTQKALSYPEISFSLIHNGRDIISVPEAGSRRERFIQLYGEELFNEFFDASEEGDGIKLYGFFSFIEFARATRNYQYIFVNRRAVKNPTVSHAVYNAYSGLIPKDRHPAFFLFLDINPRKVDVNVHPAKREVRFDSPEEIHKLITSSLDKNLSKGSPVTMMQDTPSYEWTETRGPFAVHDSGPVFDSAGFQTDILTYGAVPHARYFYIGESFIAAITEGGLTIIDQHAAHERILYEKFLKKTSVEVENLLFPARIELPVREYNVIMDNKKLLHDFGLDFDEFGLNNVIVRALPRELLKADIKGLLLDIASGILEEQGTGKEKLIHTTAARLACHKAVRGDEGLKQDEITRLLSELEKTEMPDRCPHGRPTRIHFSIRDLRRLFKRE from the coding sequence ATGTCTGAAATCTCCATCCTTCCAGAGTTCTTGATAAACAAAATCGCTGCCGGTGAGGTTATTGAGCGGCCAGCATCGGTGGTGAGGGAACTCATAGACAATTCTATTGATGCCTCTGCGAAAAAAATCTCTGTGGAAATACTCCATGGGGGGAAGCAACTAATAAGGGTAATTGATGACGGCGAAGGAATGGACAGAAAGAATGCCTCGCTCTGCTTTGAGAGGCATGCCACAAGCAAGATAAAATCAGAGGACGACCTTTTTAATATATTCACCCTCGGCTTCAGGGGCGAGGCCCTCCCTGCCATAGCATCTGTCTCAAAAGTTACCCTGATAACTTCACAGCCGGACTCTCCAAATGGCACAAAGATAGAAATCAGAATAGGGTATGAAAGGTTGATAACAGATGCCCCTGTATGGCGCGGGACATGTGTAGAGGTGAGGGATATATTTTACAACACACCTGCAAGACGGAAATTCCTCAAGAGCGTTTCCACAGAGCTGTCCCATATAATTGATGTTGTCACGCAGAAGGCCCTTTCATATCCGGAAATATCATTTTCCCTCATACATAACGGAAGGGACATAATTTCTGTCCCTGAGGCAGGCAGTCGCAGGGAGAGATTTATCCAGCTTTACGGCGAAGAATTATTCAATGAATTTTTTGATGCCTCTGAAGAAGGAGATGGAATAAAGCTCTATGGGTTTTTCTCATTCATAGAATTTGCAAGGGCAACCAGAAACTACCAGTATATATTCGTAAACAGGCGGGCTGTAAAAAATCCGACTGTAAGCCATGCTGTGTATAATGCTTACAGCGGTCTAATCCCTAAGGACAGGCACCCGGCATTTTTCCTCTTTCTCGACATTAATCCCAGGAAGGTAGATGTGAATGTTCACCCTGCAAAGCGTGAGGTCAGATTTGATTCTCCTGAAGAAATCCATAAATTGATAACATCTTCCCTCGATAAAAATCTTTCGAAAGGCTCTCCTGTGACAATGATGCAAGATACCCCGTCCTATGAATGGACTGAAACCAGAGGGCCTTTTGCTGTTCATGATTCAGGGCCTGTATTTGATTCAGCAGGTTTTCAAACAGACATCCTGACCTATGGGGCTGTTCCCCATGCACGGTATTTTTATATCGGGGAATCTTTTATTGCAGCAATCACAGAGGGCGGCCTCACAATCATTGACCAGCACGCAGCCCATGAGAGAATCCTTTATGAAAAATTTCTAAAAAAGACCAGCGTAGAAGTAGAAAACCTGCTTTTCCCGGCAAGGATAGAGCTACCAGTTAGGGAATACAATGTTATTATGGATAATAAAAAGCTCCTCCATGATTTTGGCCTTGATTTCGATGAATTCGGCCTGAACAATGTGATAGTTAGAGCCCTTCCCAGGGAACTCCTCAAAGCAGACATCAAAGGACTTTTATTAGACATAGCTTCAGGAATCCTCGAAGAGCAGGGAACCGGCAAAGAAAAACTCATACACACTACAGCCGCCAGACTTGCATGCCATAAAGCTGTGAGAGGCGATGAAGGGTTAAAACAGGACGAGATTACCCGGCTACTATCAGAACTTGAAAAAACAGAAATGCCTGACAGATGCCCTCATGGAAGACCCACGAGGATACACTTCAGCATCAGAGATTTAAGGAGACTTTTTAAGAGAGAATGA